Proteins from a genomic interval of Phycisphaerae bacterium RAS1:
- the eno gene encoding Enolase yields the protein MSQRLSIEAIRAREVLDSRGNPTVEADVSLSDGVCASAMVPSGASTGEHEAVELRDNDKSRYLGKGVLRAVRNIADIIAPAMRGQDPRNQEALDRRMIELDGTANKGKLGANAILAVSAAIARAAAVSSRLPLYRYLGGASARVLPVPMMNILNGGKHADNNVDFQEFMIQPWGAPCFREALRIGAEVFHHLKDVLKKKGYNTAVGDEGGFAPNLKSNDEALEVIALAVEKAGYALGKDVFIALDPAASEMWDKPSGKYRFFKSNPDRLATSDEMIDLWKSWAAKYPIRSLEDGLAENDWAGWAKLTREMGEKTQLVGDDLFVTNVEYLSRGIQQRCANAILVKINQIGSLTETFSAVNLAMRNGFSAVMSHRSGETEDSTIADLAVATNCGQIKTGSASRSDRIAKYNRLLKIEEELGSEAVFGAAFWNRSA from the coding sequence ATGAGTCAGCGTCTCAGCATCGAAGCCATCCGTGCCCGCGAAGTGCTCGATTCTCGCGGAAATCCGACCGTCGAAGCCGACGTCTCCCTGTCCGACGGCGTCTGCGCCTCGGCCATGGTGCCCAGCGGCGCGTCCACCGGCGAGCACGAAGCCGTCGAGCTGCGCGACAACGACAAGTCGCGCTATCTCGGAAAAGGCGTGCTGCGGGCCGTCCGCAATATCGCCGACATCATCGCCCCCGCCATGCGCGGACAGGACCCACGCAACCAGGAAGCCCTCGATCGCCGGATGATCGAGCTGGACGGCACGGCGAACAAAGGCAAGCTGGGGGCCAATGCGATTCTGGCGGTTTCGGCGGCGATCGCGCGGGCGGCGGCGGTCTCAAGCCGGCTGCCGCTGTATCGCTACCTGGGCGGGGCGTCGGCCCGCGTGCTGCCGGTGCCGATGATGAACATCCTCAACGGCGGGAAGCACGCGGACAACAACGTGGATTTTCAGGAGTTCATGATTCAGCCCTGGGGCGCGCCTTGTTTTCGCGAGGCGCTGCGCATCGGCGCGGAGGTCTTTCACCATCTCAAAGATGTGCTGAAAAAGAAGGGCTACAACACGGCCGTGGGCGACGAGGGCGGATTTGCGCCGAACCTCAAGAGCAACGACGAGGCGCTGGAAGTCATCGCCCTCGCGGTCGAAAAAGCAGGCTACGCGCTGGGCAAGGACGTCTTCATCGCGCTGGACCCGGCCGCGAGCGAGATGTGGGACAAGCCTTCGGGAAAGTACCGCTTCTTCAAGTCGAATCCCGATCGGCTCGCGACCAGCGACGAAATGATCGACCTGTGGAAGAGTTGGGCGGCCAAGTATCCCATCCGCAGCCTGGAGGACGGCCTGGCCGAAAACGACTGGGCCGGCTGGGCCAAGCTGACGCGCGAGATGGGCGAGAAGACGCAACTGGTCGGCGACGACCTGTTCGTCACCAACGTCGAGTATCTCTCGCGCGGCATCCAACAGCGCTGCGCCAATGCCATCCTGGTCAAGATCAACCAGATCGGCTCACTGACGGAGACGTTCTCGGCCGTCAACCTGGCGATGCGCAACGGCTTTTCCGCCGTCATGAGCCATCGCAGTGGCGAGACGGAGGACTCGACCATCGCCGACCTGGCGGTCGCGACCAACTGCGGCCAGATCAAGACCGGCAGCGCCAGCCGCAGCGACCGCATCGCCAAGTACAATCGGCTCTTGAAGATTGAAGAAGAGCTGGGGTCCGAGGCGGTGTTCGGCGCGGCGTTCTGGAACAGGAGTGCATAA
- a CDS encoding Alpha/beta hydrolase family protein, whose translation MPAYDPLRTIFPAAVHAETWHDARRGRDVPVRLRLPGDAISDARRLPLLVFSHGLGGSRDGYAFLGEHLAARGWLVIHVQHAGSDTAAFRAVNEPLDVAVRRFTSDPENLRHRPLDVSFIIDHIARHDTFAPLVDPLRVAVAGHSFGAYTALAVVGQRVELGRGPAATFRDSRVRAAIAMSPSGAGTLGAAADAWSEIDKPCLLMTGTRDEPPGKRPLRWRWDPFLGISLADAYMMLIDGAHHYSFTDVSGLRIAARSTADPAHHSWICAATTAFLDAHVLGDEGGRRWLADGSLGTLAAKRCTLEYRPASIHH comes from the coding sequence ATGCCGGCATACGACCCCCTGCGGACGATATTCCCCGCGGCCGTTCACGCCGAGACGTGGCACGACGCGCGCCGCGGGCGCGACGTGCCGGTCCGCCTGCGGCTGCCGGGAGACGCGATTTCCGACGCGCGCCGCCTGCCGCTGCTGGTCTTCAGTCACGGCCTGGGCGGCTCGCGCGACGGGTACGCATTTCTCGGGGAACACCTGGCGGCGCGCGGCTGGCTGGTGATCCACGTGCAGCATGCGGGCAGCGACACCGCCGCGTTCCGCGCGGTGAACGAGCCGCTGGACGTTGCCGTGCGGCGCTTCACATCCGACCCGGAGAACCTGCGGCATCGTCCGCTGGACGTGTCGTTCATTATCGACCACATCGCGCGGCATGACACGTTCGCTCCGCTGGTTGATCCGCTGCGCGTCGCCGTCGCCGGTCATTCGTTCGGGGCGTACACCGCTCTGGCCGTCGTCGGGCAACGGGTTGAACTGGGCCGCGGCCCGGCGGCGACTTTCCGCGATTCGCGTGTCCGGGCGGCGATTGCGATGTCACCGAGCGGCGCGGGGACGCTCGGAGCGGCGGCGGACGCGTGGAGCGAGATCGACAAACCCTGCCTGCTGATGACCGGAACGCGCGACGAGCCGCCCGGCAAGCGTCCGCTGCGCTGGCGCTGGGACCCGTTTCTGGGCATCTCACTCGCCGACGCCTACATGATGTTGATAGACGGCGCCCACCATTACTCATTCACGGATGTCAGCGGACTGCGCATCGCGGCCCGCTCGACGGCCGACCCCGCGCATCACTCGTGGATTTGCGCCGCGACGACCGCGTTCCTGGATGCGCATGTTCTCGGTGATGAGGGCGGGCGCCGCTGGCTTGCCGACGGGTCGCTTGGGACGCTGGCGGCGAAGCGCTGCACGCTCGAATACCGGCCGGCCTCAATTCATCATTGA
- the macB_9 gene encoding Macrolide export ATP-binding/permease protein MacB, producing the protein MALPLSYNWRNLLARKVSSGLTFTVVTVVVLVLAVLLSFSAGIGASLVASGSSRNILVLKPGATAESTSIIIPSECVQVMQTPGAAIGPDGRPLISQEICVQTSIPRRGGGAMANVAVRGIDLVGLSVHDEVKIVEGRCFEPGLLEVIVGKAAAERYEGLTLGSRIKLGRFGNRDCEIVGIFESGGSAFESELWAPRSTIADSYARSLASTIVVKLDDPASAPAAMAYIKGPTVQLLPRLETAYYADLLAKTRQIVAVTGILVFIMSIGAVFAVANTMYAAVDGRRREIAMLRTIGFSRAVIVASFVIESVILCLAAAVFGLALGGLLNGSRQDFLSDTTWTVLAFELRVTPGVALSSLALATVVGVAGALVPAIKAARVPILEALRKA; encoded by the coding sequence ATGGCGCTTCCCCTCTCGTACAACTGGCGAAATCTGCTGGCCCGCAAGGTCAGCTCCGGACTGACCTTCACCGTCGTCACGGTCGTCGTCCTGGTGCTGGCGGTGCTACTCTCGTTTTCCGCCGGCATCGGCGCGTCGCTGGTCGCCAGCGGTTCTTCGCGCAATATTCTGGTGCTCAAGCCCGGAGCCACCGCCGAGAGCACGAGCATCATCATCCCCAGCGAGTGTGTGCAGGTCATGCAGACGCCCGGCGCGGCGATCGGGCCGGACGGCCGCCCGCTGATCAGCCAGGAAATCTGCGTGCAGACCTCGATCCCGCGCCGCGGCGGCGGGGCGATGGCGAATGTGGCGGTGCGCGGGATCGACCTGGTGGGGTTGTCCGTGCACGATGAAGTGAAGATCGTCGAGGGGCGCTGCTTCGAACCGGGCTTGCTGGAGGTGATCGTCGGCAAGGCGGCTGCTGAGCGCTACGAAGGCCTGACGCTGGGCAGCCGCATCAAGCTGGGGCGTTTCGGCAACCGCGACTGCGAGATCGTCGGCATTTTTGAGAGCGGCGGAAGCGCGTTTGAGAGCGAGCTGTGGGCGCCGCGCTCGACCATCGCCGACTCCTACGCCCGCTCGCTGGCCTCAACGATCGTGGTCAAGCTGGATGACCCCGCGTCGGCGCCGGCTGCGATGGCCTACATCAAGGGCCCGACCGTGCAGCTTCTGCCGCGGCTGGAAACGGCGTATTACGCCGACCTGCTGGCAAAAACGCGGCAAATTGTGGCGGTAACCGGCATCCTGGTATTCATCATGTCGATCGGCGCGGTCTTCGCGGTGGCCAACACGATGTACGCCGCCGTGGACGGACGGCGACGGGAGATCGCCATGCTGCGCACCATCGGTTTCTCGCGGGCGGTCATCGTCGCGTCGTTCGTGATTGAGTCGGTGATTCTCTGCCTCGCGGCGGCGGTGTTTGGGCTGGCGCTGGGCGGGCTGCTGAACGGGTCGCGCCAGGATTTCCTGTCCGACACGACCTGGACGGTGCTGGCGTTCGAGCTGCGTGTCACGCCCGGCGTGGCGCTGTCGTCGCTGGCGCTGGCGACGGTGGTGGGCGTGGCCGGAGCGCTCGTGCCGGCGATTAAGGCGGCGCGCGTGCCGATTCTCGAAGCGCTCCGCAAGGCGTAG
- the thyX gene encoding Thymidylate synthase ThyX, with translation MKIVRDPSVYLVGRQTTDAAAIERFLADHQASWSTDTEVGAEKLCEIAGRVCYMSFGKGRKSSAEYLGNIIEMAHGSVLEHAVWNFVITGVSRSFTHELVRHRAGFGYSQLSQRYVDESTADFVEPECIADDPELHTVWLESVRQSHEAYMKLVEGLARRFASEPSATLRRKLARQAARSVLPNATETKIFVTGNGRAWRHFIEARANEHAEVEIRKVAVAILRVLQKESPNLFGDYTITTLADGLEIASTEHRKV, from the coding sequence GTGAAGATCGTCCGCGATCCCTCGGTGTATCTGGTCGGCCGGCAGACGACCGACGCCGCCGCCATCGAGCGGTTTCTGGCCGACCATCAGGCGAGCTGGTCGACCGACACCGAAGTCGGCGCCGAAAAGCTGTGCGAGATCGCCGGCCGGGTCTGCTACATGTCGTTTGGGAAAGGCCGAAAATCCAGCGCCGAGTACCTGGGCAACATCATCGAGATGGCCCACGGCTCGGTGCTCGAACACGCAGTCTGGAACTTCGTCATCACCGGTGTCTCACGCTCCTTCACGCACGAGCTGGTGCGGCACCGGGCCGGGTTCGGCTACTCGCAGCTTTCGCAGCGATACGTGGATGAGAGCACGGCCGACTTCGTCGAGCCCGAGTGCATCGCCGACGACCCGGAGCTGCACACCGTCTGGCTCGAATCCGTCCGACAGTCGCACGAAGCCTATATGAAGCTGGTCGAAGGGCTGGCGCGGCGCTTCGCAAGCGAGCCGTCCGCGACGCTGCGCCGAAAGCTGGCCCGCCAGGCGGCCCGCAGCGTGCTGCCCAACGCGACCGAAACGAAGATCTTCGTCACCGGCAACGGCCGCGCTTGGCGGCACTTCATCGAGGCCCGCGCCAATGAGCACGCCGAAGTGGAGATTCGAAAGGTCGCCGTCGCGATCCTGCGCGTGCTGCAGAAGGAGTCGCCCAATCTGTTCGGCGACTACACCATCACGACGTTGGCCGACGGCTTGGAGATCGCCTCGACCGAGCACCGCAAGGTCTAG
- a CDS encoding hypothetical protein (Tricorn protease homolog 1) produces MPAKSITRALSAHPRTIVSFAALLLATAAVAEPVVFARHLALSPDGQTLAFSWAGDIWSVPLTGGAATRLTAHPEHDTNPVWSRDGRLIAFASGRHGAASVFVMNRDGSDVRRLTFGDKSEIPTDWSPDDKFVYFHSRKEGQVFWDPKVYRVSIDAGQPTRVMECHAADARVSGDGKKIVFARGNAPWWRRGYRGSAAIELWMHDAAAGSFAQLTTFDGNDSEPSWDLGARGVYFLSDRGGTVNVWHQPTDGPEAKQVTRMTDDDVRDYAVSADGKTLVFTHWDRLYVMSLPDGPPRALGVTAGGDTPRSPLDLRTFARDADEAEASPDGKEIALVVHGELFVIKTEAKRPTRRVTSAIARERDVTWSPDGKALFFVSDQAGQEDLYRATSAETPPKALCDSLRFKIERVTDNADPEFGPQVSPDGKHLAFSRLRGDLIVRELKSGTEQVLVQSWNQPSFRWSPDSKWIAYEIEDAEYNADIHIIPADGTGPAVNITRHPDNDGSPQWSADGQMLAFGSRRVGSDFDLYMVFLSPQLDQKSPSEMLEYFEKAAEKAKKRKPLKKCDASGKIVLAGEPPQTQPASQPESSPSSAAADSQPAAAPTREESAEKDDGDKDEKKEKGDKKDEDKKDDEKKEPEEKFEYELDTAWKRIRRVTSLPGDQSGFALSPDGGLLAFTSAHEGEPNLYQVKWNGEELKKALGGAAGGLHWGLDGQRLFYLKTGVPNSCKPGGADANAHDFRAKMNIDLAAEAAQKFDDAARALLLRFYHPTMKGLDWSRLAAKYRELALKTHTTFEFNEVFNMLQGELNASHMGISGPAGGGSPERIGYLGVFVDQTWPGPGLKIASIVRQGPADRSESRLYVGDVLLKVGGVEVGPDAPLDRALINAVDDPIILEIQPSPERPKPATQPSSSQAATAPASSESGGTGVPPVQTPAGTGETPVPPIPATPPTSPMDPGGSASQPDGADKPIEIVIRPISGGQFDALQYDAWVEANRKYVEEKSAGRLGYLHIRGMGEPEFHVFERDLYAAANGKEGLIIDVRNNGGGWTADWVMAVLSVKRHAYTIGRGGAAGYPQDRLIFYAWTKPTTMMCNQYSYSNAEIISHAFKTLKRGPLVGMTTFGAVISTGAYRLIDGASIRMPGRGWYLPDGTDMENHGAKPDVIIAETPADEAAGRQPQLDAAIQATLKKIADTPGGP; encoded by the coding sequence ATGCCCGCCAAGTCGATTACCCGAGCCCTTTCGGCTCATCCTCGGACGATTGTGTCTTTCGCTGCTCTCCTCCTGGCGACCGCCGCCGTCGCCGAGCCAGTCGTCTTCGCCCGTCACCTGGCGCTTTCGCCCGATGGCCAGACGCTGGCGTTCAGTTGGGCCGGCGACATCTGGTCCGTACCGCTGACGGGCGGGGCGGCGACGCGGCTCACCGCCCACCCGGAGCATGATACGAACCCGGTCTGGTCGCGCGACGGGCGGCTGATCGCGTTCGCTTCGGGCAGGCATGGCGCAGCCAGCGTGTTTGTCATGAACCGCGACGGCAGCGACGTGCGGCGGCTTACGTTCGGCGACAAGAGCGAAATTCCGACCGACTGGTCGCCGGACGACAAGTTCGTTTATTTCCATTCACGCAAGGAGGGGCAGGTCTTCTGGGATCCGAAGGTCTATCGCGTTTCGATCGACGCCGGCCAGCCGACGCGCGTGATGGAGTGCCACGCCGCCGACGCGCGCGTCAGCGGCGACGGGAAGAAGATCGTGTTCGCCCGCGGCAATGCGCCGTGGTGGCGGCGCGGCTATCGCGGCAGTGCGGCGATCGAGCTGTGGATGCATGACGCGGCCGCCGGCAGTTTCGCTCAGCTCACGACATTCGACGGCAACGACAGCGAGCCGAGCTGGGACCTTGGTGCCCGGGGCGTCTATTTCCTGTCGGATCGCGGCGGCACGGTGAACGTCTGGCATCAGCCCACGGACGGACCGGAGGCCAAGCAGGTCACGCGCATGACCGATGACGACGTCCGCGACTACGCGGTTTCCGCCGACGGCAAGACGCTCGTCTTCACGCACTGGGACCGGCTTTATGTGATGAGCCTGCCGGACGGGCCGCCGCGGGCGCTGGGCGTGACGGCGGGCGGCGACACGCCGCGCAGCCCGCTCGACCTGCGCACGTTCGCCCGCGACGCGGACGAAGCCGAAGCTTCGCCCGACGGCAAGGAGATCGCGCTGGTCGTGCACGGCGAGCTGTTTGTCATCAAGACGGAGGCCAAGCGGCCGACGCGGCGGGTCACCAGCGCCATCGCCCGCGAGCGCGACGTGACCTGGTCGCCCGACGGCAAGGCGCTCTTTTTCGTGTCGGACCAGGCCGGGCAGGAGGACCTCTACCGCGCGACCTCGGCGGAGACGCCGCCCAAGGCGCTCTGCGACTCGCTGCGCTTCAAGATCGAGCGCGTCACCGACAATGCCGATCCCGAATTCGGGCCGCAGGTCTCGCCGGACGGAAAGCACCTGGCTTTTTCGCGGCTGCGCGGCGACCTGATCGTGCGTGAACTGAAATCCGGGACCGAGCAGGTGCTGGTGCAAAGCTGGAATCAGCCGAGCTTTCGCTGGTCGCCGGACAGCAAGTGGATCGCATACGAGATCGAGGACGCCGAGTACAACGCCGACATTCACATCATCCCCGCCGACGGGACCGGGCCGGCGGTGAATATCACGCGGCACCCGGACAACGACGGCAGCCCGCAGTGGTCGGCCGATGGCCAGATGCTCGCGTTTGGCAGCCGGCGGGTGGGCAGCGATTTCGATTTGTACATGGTGTTCCTCTCGCCGCAACTGGATCAGAAGTCGCCGTCGGAGATGCTGGAGTATTTCGAGAAGGCGGCAGAGAAGGCCAAGAAGCGCAAGCCGCTGAAGAAGTGCGACGCGAGCGGCAAGATCGTCCTCGCCGGTGAGCCGCCCCAGACGCAGCCGGCCTCGCAGCCGGAGTCGTCCCCGTCATCAGCGGCCGCCGACTCGCAGCCGGCCGCGGCTCCGACCCGCGAGGAGAGCGCCGAGAAGGACGATGGCGACAAGGACGAGAAGAAGGAAAAAGGCGACAAGAAGGACGAGGACAAGAAGGACGACGAGAAGAAAGAGCCGGAGGAGAAGTTCGAGTACGAGCTGGATACCGCCTGGAAGCGCATCCGCCGCGTCACGTCTCTTCCGGGCGATCAGAGCGGCTTTGCCCTTTCGCCCGACGGCGGGTTGCTGGCGTTCACGTCGGCGCACGAGGGCGAGCCGAACCTGTACCAGGTGAAGTGGAACGGAGAGGAGCTGAAAAAGGCGCTCGGTGGCGCGGCCGGCGGACTGCACTGGGGCCTCGACGGGCAACGGCTCTTCTACCTCAAAACGGGCGTGCCGAATTCGTGCAAGCCCGGCGGGGCCGACGCGAACGCGCACGACTTCCGGGCGAAGATGAACATCGATCTGGCGGCGGAAGCGGCGCAGAAATTCGACGACGCCGCCCGGGCGCTGCTGCTGCGCTTCTACCACCCGACCATGAAGGGGCTGGACTGGTCGCGGCTGGCGGCGAAGTACCGCGAGCTGGCCCTGAAGACGCACACGACGTTTGAGTTCAACGAGGTCTTCAACATGCTCCAAGGCGAGTTGAACGCCTCGCACATGGGCATTTCGGGCCCGGCCGGCGGCGGATCGCCGGAGCGCATCGGCTACCTGGGCGTGTTCGTCGATCAAACCTGGCCCGGTCCGGGCCTGAAAATCGCGTCGATCGTCCGGCAAGGCCCGGCCGATCGCAGCGAGAGCAGGCTCTATGTCGGCGACGTGCTGCTGAAAGTCGGCGGCGTCGAGGTTGGGCCGGATGCGCCGCTGGATCGGGCGTTGATTAACGCCGTGGACGATCCGATCATCCTCGAAATCCAGCCGTCGCCGGAGCGTCCGAAGCCGGCGACGCAGCCCAGCTCGTCGCAAGCGGCGACGGCGCCGGCCAGCAGCGAATCGGGTGGGACGGGCGTCCCGCCCGTCCAGACTCCAGCGGGCACGGGCGAGACGCCCGTCCCACCCATTCCAGCCACCCCACCCACCTCGCCCATGGACCCCGGTGGCTCCGCCTCCCAGCCCGATGGCGCCGACAAGCCGATTGAGATCGTGATTCGCCCGATCTCCGGCGGCCAGTTTGACGCGCTGCAGTATGACGCCTGGGTCGAAGCGAACCGCAAGTACGTCGAGGAGAAGTCGGCCGGCCGCTTGGGCTACCTGCACATCCGCGGCATGGGCGAGCCGGAGTTTCACGTCTTCGAGCGCGACCTCTACGCGGCGGCAAATGGGAAAGAGGGGCTGATCATCGACGTCCGCAACAACGGCGGCGGCTGGACGGCGGACTGGGTGATGGCGGTGCTGAGCGTGAAGCGGCACGCCTACACCATCGGCCGCGGCGGAGCGGCGGGCTATCCGCAGGATCGGCTGATTTTCTACGCCTGGACGAAGCCGACCACGATGATGTGCAACCAATACAGTTACTCGAACGCCGAGATCATCTCGCACGCGTTCAAGACGCTGAAGCGCGGTCCGCTGGTGGGGATGACGACTTTCGGCGCGGTGATCAGCACCGGGGCATACCGGCTGATCGACGGCGCGTCGATCCGCATGCCCGGCCGCGGCTGGTATCTGCCCGATGGAACAGACATGGAGAACCACGGCGCCAAGCCGGACGTCATCATCGCCGAGACGCCCGCCGACGAAGCCGCCGGGCGGCAGCCGCAATTGGACGCGGCGATTCAGGCGACGCTGAAGAAGATCGCGGATACGCCGGGCGGGCCGTAG
- the der_2 gene encoding GTPase Der: MQTPDSPTAGWTARATDSLRTVYSFVRELLAAHERCAAISDGRTAADGPQASLTLAEAALRYGPLSHADRPTQVAVIGPTQTGKSTITNLLVAAPAAQVSPLAGFTVHPQGFRLCPDASDETWIAGLFGGRGRTAPHDLRREELDAWSLQNVPASPPASGGLFDESRGLGDCVVWDTPDFDSLAAQSYRRGLFEVLGLADAYVFVLSKEKYADLAAWRILRLVARLRRPIVICVNKLAAEHQGLIESSLRDRIAEAGDLAATVRVVSLRVHVTGENGIPPGAADAQELLAAVAPLVSRDCDATRCAGADVIEFIRAHWDEWTAPLRQEHAAADAWRELVRGALAGGVEAYRRDFLEHPQRYDSFRRASAALLAMLELPGVGAALGHVRAALTWPARQLWRAARELLAARADGRVARTANVEGQVLSDVLDDLLAALTRESARRADGRSAEAAFWKLLFRALADSQDGLKSTFAAAATDHARRVDVEIRAAADEMYESLRRRPALLNTLRAARATTDVAGVALAIKTGGTGVNDLIFAPAMLAFTSLLTEGALGTYVTRAAAKLKARQLESVQRDLLDAVVAPALQRAAENLRGEGVMGLSRGELAAADAALALIAEGCA; the protein is encoded by the coding sequence GTGCAAACTCCCGACAGCCCGACGGCAGGCTGGACCGCGCGTGCCACCGATTCCCTGCGAACGGTCTACTCGTTCGTGCGGGAACTGCTGGCGGCGCACGAGCGCTGTGCCGCGATTTCCGACGGTCGCACGGCAGCGGATGGGCCGCAGGCGTCGCTGACGCTGGCCGAGGCCGCCCTGCGATACGGACCGTTGTCGCACGCCGACCGGCCGACCCAGGTCGCCGTCATCGGGCCGACGCAAACCGGCAAGAGCACGATCACCAATCTGCTGGTCGCCGCGCCGGCGGCGCAAGTCAGCCCGCTGGCCGGTTTCACCGTTCATCCGCAGGGCTTTCGGCTTTGCCCGGACGCGTCGGATGAGACGTGGATTGCCGGGCTGTTCGGCGGCCGCGGCCGGACCGCGCCGCACGACCTGCGGCGTGAGGAACTGGACGCATGGTCGCTGCAGAACGTGCCCGCCTCGCCGCCAGCAAGCGGCGGACTTTTCGATGAGTCGCGCGGCCTGGGAGACTGCGTTGTTTGGGATACGCCGGACTTCGATTCGCTGGCGGCGCAGAGCTACCGGCGCGGTCTGTTTGAGGTGCTGGGGCTGGCGGATGCGTATGTCTTCGTACTGAGCAAGGAGAAATACGCCGACCTGGCGGCGTGGCGGATTCTGCGGCTGGTCGCGCGGCTGCGGCGGCCGATTGTCATCTGCGTTAACAAGCTGGCGGCGGAGCATCAGGGTCTAATCGAATCGTCGCTCCGCGATCGCATCGCGGAAGCAGGCGATCTGGCGGCGACGGTTCGCGTGGTTTCGCTCCGGGTGCACGTCACGGGGGAGAACGGCATTCCCCCGGGTGCGGCGGATGCGCAGGAGCTGCTGGCGGCAGTGGCGCCGCTTGTGTCGAGAGACTGCGACGCCACGCGCTGCGCCGGGGCGGACGTGATCGAGTTCATTCGGGCACACTGGGATGAATGGACGGCGCCGCTGCGCCAGGAACACGCCGCGGCGGACGCGTGGCGCGAGCTGGTTCGCGGGGCGCTGGCCGGCGGCGTCGAAGCCTATCGCCGCGACTTTCTGGAGCACCCGCAGCGATACGACAGTTTCCGCCGCGCCAGCGCCGCGCTGCTGGCGATGCTGGAGCTGCCCGGCGTGGGGGCGGCGCTGGGGCACGTGCGTGCGGCGCTGACGTGGCCGGCGCGGCAGTTATGGCGGGCGGCGCGCGAGCTGCTGGCGGCGCGGGCTGACGGCCGCGTGGCGCGGACCGCCAATGTCGAGGGACAGGTGCTTTCGGACGTGCTGGATGATCTTCTGGCTGCGCTGACGCGCGAATCGGCGCGGCGGGCGGATGGGCGAAGCGCCGAGGCGGCGTTCTGGAAACTGCTGTTTCGCGCGCTGGCCGACAGCCAGGACGGCCTGAAGAGCACGTTCGCCGCCGCAGCCACGGATCACGCGCGGCGGGTGGATGTTGAAATTCGCGCGGCGGCGGACGAGATGTACGAGTCGCTGCGGCGCAGGCCGGCCCTGCTGAACACGCTTCGCGCGGCGCGGGCCACCACGGACGTGGCGGGCGTCGCGCTGGCGATCAAGACGGGCGGCACCGGCGTGAATGACCTGATTTTCGCTCCGGCGATGCTGGCATTCACGAGCCTGCTGACCGAGGGCGCGCTCGGAACATACGTTACGCGCGCCGCCGCGAAACTGAAGGCGCGGCAGCTCGAGTCCGTTCAGCGCGACCTGCTGGACGCGGTGGTGGCGCCGGCGCTGCAGCGGGCGGCGGAGAACCTGCGCGGGGAAGGGGTGATGGGGCTGTCGCGCGGCGAACTGGCGGCGGCCGACGCCGCCCTCGCTCTGATAGCGGAGGGATGTGCGTGA
- the lon2_2 gene encoding Lon protease 2: MAPAMADGQAVIPRSTPLFPLPGVVLFPQMLLPLHIFEPRYRDMIADALQGDRIIAVALLRPGFEPYYYTRHAPVYDVAGVGRVVAAEPAEEGKFNILVQGITRARVLAESTQRSYRIARVEAIPPECGASPEVVQERAEALLELVSNEPRLDLCRVRRWRELLSNDLTLTDAIDLIAAELPVEAELRQCFLDERRVAERLSMLIEQIKTLSAVVQTRFRMPNGRWCGN, translated from the coding sequence ATGGCGCCCGCGATGGCCGACGGCCAGGCCGTGATTCCGCGCAGCACGCCCCTCTTCCCGCTTCCGGGCGTTGTGCTTTTCCCGCAGATGCTGCTGCCGCTGCACATCTTCGAGCCGCGTTATCGCGACATGATCGCGGACGCGCTTCAGGGCGACCGGATCATCGCCGTCGCGCTTTTGCGGCCGGGGTTCGAGCCCTACTACTACACCCGCCACGCACCGGTTTACGACGTGGCCGGCGTCGGCAGGGTCGTCGCCGCCGAACCCGCAGAAGAAGGCAAGTTCAATATCCTGGTGCAGGGGATCACGCGCGCCCGCGTTCTGGCCGAATCGACGCAGCGGTCCTACCGCATCGCGCGCGTCGAGGCCATTCCCCCTGAGTGCGGTGCATCCCCGGAAGTTGTTCAGGAGCGCGCGGAAGCCCTGCTGGAGCTTGTCAGCAATGAGCCGCGGCTCGATCTCTGCCGCGTGCGGCGCTGGCGCGAGCTGCTTTCCAACGATCTCACGCTCACCGACGCGATCGACCTGATCGCCGCCGAGCTGCCGGTCGAGGCTGAGTTGCGGCAGTGCTTCCTGGACGAGCGGCGCGTCGCCGAGCGGTTGTCGATGCTCATCGAGCAGATCAAGACGCTATCGGCCGTTGTGCAGACGCGCTTTCGCATGCCCAATGGGCGCTGGTGCGGGAACTGA